The following proteins are encoded in a genomic region of Streptococcus gwangjuense:
- a CDS encoding MATE family efflux transporter, translating into MFKKNKDILNIALPAMGENFLQMLMGMVDSYLVAHLGLMAISGVSVAGNIITIYQAIFIALGAAISSVISKSLGQKDQSMLAYHVTESLKITLLVSFLLGFLSIFAGKEMIGFLGTERDVAESGGLYLSLVGGSIVLLGLMTSLGALIRATHNPRLPLYVSLLSNALNILFSSLAIFVLDMGIAGVAWGTILSRLVGLVILWSQLKLPFEKPTFGLDKELLTLALPAAGERLMMRAGDVVIIALVVSFGTEAVAGNAVGEVLTQFNYMPAFGVATATVMLVARAVGEDNWKKVANLSKQTFWLSLLLMLPLTLSVYALGIPLTHLYTNDSLAVEASVLVTLFSLLGTPMTIGTVIYTAVWQGLGNARLPFYATSIGMWCIRIGTGYMMGIVLGWGLPGIWAGTLLDNGFRWLFLRYRYQRYMSLKG; encoded by the coding sequence TTGTTTAAGAAAAATAAAGACATTCTTAATATTGCCTTGCCAGCTATGGGTGAAAACTTTTTGCAGATGCTCATGGGGATGGTGGATAGTTACTTGGTAGCCCACTTGGGCTTGATGGCTATTTCGGGTGTATCAGTAGCTGGCAATATTATCACGATTTACCAGGCGATTTTCATCGCTCTGGGAGCTGCTATTTCTAGTGTTATTTCAAAAAGTTTGGGGCAGAAGGATCAATCTATGCTAGCCTATCATGTGACTGAGTCCTTGAAGATTACCTTACTAGTAAGTTTCCTTTTAGGATTTTTGTCCATCTTCGCTGGAAAAGAGATGATAGGATTTTTGGGGACGGAGAGAGATGTAGCTGAGAGTGGTGGACTCTACCTATCCTTGGTAGGCGGATCGATTGTTCTTTTGGGCTTGATGACCAGTCTGGGTGCCTTGATTCGTGCAACGCATAATCCACGTCTGCCTCTCTATGTTAGTCTTTTATCCAATGCCTTGAATATTCTTTTTTCAAGTCTAGCTATTTTTGTTCTGGATATGGGGATAGCTGGTGTTGCTTGGGGGACAATTCTGTCTCGTTTGGTAGGTCTTGTGATTTTATGGTCGCAATTAAAGTTGCCTTTTGAGAAACCGACTTTTGGTTTAGATAAGGAACTATTGACCTTAGCTTTGCCAGCAGCTGGAGAGCGGCTTATGATGCGGGCTGGAGATGTAGTAATCATTGCCTTGGTTGTGTCTTTCGGGACAGAGGCAGTGGCTGGAAATGCAGTCGGAGAAGTCTTGACCCAGTTTAACTATATGCCTGCCTTTGGCGTCGCTACGGCAACGGTCATGCTGGTGGCTCGAGCAGTTGGGGAGGATAATTGGAAAAAAGTAGCTAATTTGAGCAAGCAAACCTTTTGGCTTTCTCTGCTTCTCATGTTGCCCTTGACGCTTAGTGTCTATGCCTTGGGCATACCACTGACTCATCTCTATACGAATGATTCTCTAGCGGTGGAGGCTAGTGTGCTAGTGACACTTTTTTCACTACTTGGTACTCCTATGACGATAGGAACAGTCATCTATACAGCAGTCTGGCAGGGTTTGGGCAATGCTCGACTTCCCTTTTATGCGACAAGTATAGGAATGTGGTGTATCCGCATTGGAACAGGATATATGATGGGGATTGTGCTTGGTTGGGGCTTGCCCGGTATTTGGGCCGGAACCCTTTTGGATAATGGTTTTCGTTGGTTATTTCTACGTTACCGTTACCAGCGTTATATGAGCTTGAAAGGATAG
- a CDS encoding LysM peptidoglycan-binding domain-containing protein codes for MKKRILLASTVALSFAPVLATQAEELLWTARSVEQIQNDLTKTDNKTSYTVQYGDTLSTIAEALGVDVTVLANLNKITNMDLIFPETVLTTTVNEAEEVTEVEIQTPQAASSEEVTTATADLTTNQVTVDDQTVQVADLSQPIAEAPKAVETTSTKEVATNSEVAETVATAEEVAPSTNTSTSEEQTAETSSAVAEAAPQATSPAEKQETQASTQAESAVEATATPVEEKAPETTTTSSEEAKEVASSSEATAAVSTYQPEEAKTVSTTYAAPAAPDYAGLAVAKSENAGLQPQTAAFKEEIANLFGITSFSGYRPGDSGDHGKGLAIDFMVPESSELGDKIAEYAIQNMASRGISYIIWKQRFYAPFNSIYGPANTWNPMPDRGSVTENHYDHVHVSMNG; via the coding sequence ATGAAGAAAAGAATATTATTAGCCTCAACAGTAGCCTTGTCGTTTGCCCCAGTATTGGCAACCCAAGCAGAAGAACTTCTTTGGACTGCACGTAGTGTTGAGCAAATCCAAAATGATTTGACTAAAACGGATAACAAAACAAGTTATACCGTTCAGTATGGTGATACCTTGAGCACCATTGCAGAAGCCTTGGGTGTAGATGTCACAGTTCTTGCGAATTTGAATAAAATCACGAATATGGACTTGATTTTCCCAGAAACTGTTTTGACAACGACTGTCAATGAAGCAGAAGAAGTAACGGAAGTTGAAATCCAAACACCTCAAGCAGCTTCTAGTGAAGAAGTGACAACTGCGACAGCAGATTTGACAACCAATCAAGTGACGGTTGATGATCAAACTGTTCAGGTTGCAGACCTTTCTCAACCGATTGCAGAAGCGCCAAAAGCGGTAGAAACTACAAGTACAAAAGAAGTAGCAACAAATTCAGAAGTTGCAGAGACAGTTGCTACTGCAGAAGAAGTGGCACCATCTACAAATACTTCAACGTCAGAGGAGCAAACAGCCGAAACAAGTAGTGCAGTTGCAGAAGCAGCTCCTCAGGCAACGAGTCCAGCTGAGAAGCAGGAAACACAAGCAAGCACTCAAGCTGAATCAGCAGTGGAAGCAACTGCAACACCAGTTGAAGAAAAAGCACCTGAAACAACTACAACAAGTTCAGAAGAAGCAAAAGAAGTAGCATCATCAAGTGAAGCTACAGCAGCAGTTTCTACTTATCAACCAGAAGAGGCGAAAACAGTTTCAACAACTTACGCGGCTCCAGCAGCGCCCGATTATGCTGGACTTGCGGTAGCGAAATCTGAAAATGCAGGCCTTCAACCACAAACAGCTGCCTTTAAAGAAGAAATTGCTAACTTGTTTGGCATCACATCCTTTAGTGGTTACCGTCCAGGAGACAGTGGAGATCACGGAAAAGGTTTGGCTATCGACTTTATGGTACCAGAAAGCTCAGAATTAGGGGATAAGATTGCGGAATATGCTATTCAAAACATGGCTAGTCGTGGAATTAGTTACATTATTTGGAAACAACGTTTCTATGCTCCATTCAATAGTATATATGGACCAGCCAACACTTGGAATCCAATGCCGGACCGTGGTAGCGTGACAGAGAACCACTATGACCACGTTCACGTTTCAATGAATGGATAA
- a CDS encoding MarR family winged helix-turn-helix transcriptional regulator has product MIEIQDLLYQLRLSEQASTQLFEKRLGISLTRYQILLFLLKHSPCNQIAVQERLKIDQAALTRHFKILEKEGLVERHRNPENQREVLVEAAKYAKEQLVVNPPLQHIKVKEAMESILTESERTELSRLVNKLVLGIENIEI; this is encoded by the coding sequence ATGATAGAGATTCAAGATTTACTTTATCAACTCCGCTTGTCTGAGCAAGCGAGTACGCAATTGTTTGAAAAAAGGCTTGGGATTAGTTTGACACGGTATCAGATTTTATTATTTTTGCTGAAGCATTCTCCTTGTAATCAAATAGCGGTTCAGGAGCGTTTGAAGATTGATCAGGCTGCTTTAACACGACATTTCAAGATTTTAGAAAAGGAAGGTTTGGTGGAGCGTCATCGCAATCCTGAAAATCAGCGAGAAGTGTTGGTAGAGGCTGCGAAGTATGCCAAGGAGCAGTTAGTGGTGAATCCCCCTCTGCAACATATCAAGGTTAAAGAAGCGATGGAAAGTATCTTAACAGAGTCTGAAAGAACAGAACTCAGCCGTTTAGTAAACAAATTGGTTTTGGGTATTGAGAATATAGAAATTTAA
- a CDS encoding acyltransferase family protein has product MRIKWFSLIRITGLLLVLLYHFFQTIFPGGFFGVDVFFTFSGFLITALLIEEFSKNHEIDLVGFFRRRFYRIVPPVVLMVLVTMPFTFLVRQDYVAGIGGQIAGVLGFMTNFYELLTGGSYESQFIPHLFVHNWSLAVEVHYYILWGLAVWFLSKQAKSNGQLKGMVFLLSAAAFLISFFSMFIGSFLVTSYSSVYFSSLTHVYPFFLGSILATIVGVRQTTSLIKQLDKIWDLRKTLLVFGGGFGFLLILTFFVKFTYLFAYLMGFLLASLAALAMILAARVLHEKTPNMQEPKIISFLADTSYAVYLFHWPFYIIFSQLTSNLLAVLLTLIFSYGFASLSFYVLEPWIAGKDTPIIQTLRPLPHIHIILASSTGILAFIVFLVTLLAPQVGAFETDLTVNGLKQAATNISQTKVMTERAEADSLGIADGTMLIGDSVALRANTALQTALPGAQINAQVSRTTKTANEIMLNNSQNKFLPKMVVIATGVNNPENYKEDWDSIVKNLPKGHHMVLVTPYEGDKTKETYAIVEKEAAYMRELAEKTPYITIADWNQAAKEHPEIWTGTDQVHFGSDNSKIEAGAKLYADTIATALQTAQDKPVKSK; this is encoded by the coding sequence ATGCGCATTAAATGGTTTTCCTTGATTAGGATTACAGGTTTACTTTTGGTACTCTTGTATCATTTCTTTCAGACGATCTTTCCTGGAGGATTTTTCGGGGTAGATGTCTTTTTTACATTTTCAGGTTTCCTGATTACAGCTCTACTTATCGAAGAATTTTCTAAAAATCATGAAATTGATTTGGTTGGATTTTTTAGGAGACGCTTTTATCGTATCGTACCACCTGTGGTTTTGATGGTCTTGGTAACCATGCCCTTTACCTTTCTAGTTCGCCAAGATTATGTGGCTGGAATTGGGGGTCAAATTGCGGGTGTCTTAGGCTTCATGACCAACTTCTATGAACTTCTAACAGGAGGAAGTTATGAATCTCAGTTCATTCCTCATTTGTTTGTTCATAATTGGAGTCTGGCTGTTGAGGTGCACTACTATATTCTTTGGGGGTTGGCAGTTTGGTTCTTATCTAAGCAGGCTAAATCAAATGGTCAGTTGAAGGGAATGGTCTTTCTCTTATCTGCTGCTGCCTTCTTGATCAGCTTCTTCTCCATGTTTATTGGTAGTTTTCTAGTAACCTCTTATTCCTCTGTTTACTTCTCCAGTTTAACTCATGTCTATCCATTCTTTTTGGGAAGTATCCTAGCAACGATCGTAGGCGTTCGTCAGACGACTTCCCTAATTAAGCAATTGGATAAAATCTGGGATTTACGAAAGACCCTTTTAGTTTTTGGAGGAGGTTTTGGCTTCCTACTCATTTTGACTTTCTTTGTCAAATTTACCTATCTCTTTGCCTATCTTATGGGCTTCTTGCTTGCCAGTCTTGCAGCTCTTGCTATGATTCTGGCGGCGCGTGTCTTACATGAAAAGACTCCTAACATGCAGGAGCCAAAGATTATCAGCTTTTTAGCGGATACTAGCTATGCGGTTTATCTTTTCCATTGGCCTTTCTATATCATTTTTTCACAGTTGACATCAAATCTTCTTGCTGTGTTACTGACTCTGATTTTTTCTTATGGATTTGCCAGTCTGTCATTTTATGTATTGGAACCTTGGATTGCAGGAAAGGACACACCTATTATACAAACCCTCCGTCCCCTGCCTCATATTCACATAATCCTTGCATCAAGTACTGGAATTTTGGCCTTCATTGTCTTCTTAGTAACTCTGTTGGCACCACAAGTGGGAGCTTTTGAGACAGACTTAACTGTCAATGGCTTGAAGCAAGCTGCAACAAATATTAGCCAGACCAAGGTAATGACAGAACGAGCAGAAGCTGATAGTTTAGGAATTGCTGATGGCACTATGTTAATTGGTGATTCGGTAGCACTAAGAGCTAATACAGCTCTGCAGACAGCTCTTCCTGGAGCACAGATTAACGCGCAGGTCAGCAGAACAACCAAGACTGCCAACGAAATCATGCTCAACAATAGCCAGAATAAATTTCTACCAAAGATGGTGGTTATTGCAACTGGGGTAAATAATCCTGAAAATTACAAGGAAGACTGGGATAGTATCGTAAAAAATCTTCCTAAGGGCCACCATATGGTTTTGGTGACTCCTTATGAGGGGGATAAGACAAAAGAGACCTATGCAATCGTTGAGAAAGAGGCTGCCTATATGAGAGAATTGGCAGAGAAGACTCCTTACATCACGATAGCAGATTGGAATCAAGCTGCTAAGGAACATCCAGAAATTTGGACTGGGACAGACCAAGTCCATTTTGGAAGTGACAATAGTAAGATTGAAGCAGGAGCTAAATTGTATGCAGATACCATTGCCACAGCCTTGCAAACAGCTCAAGACAAGCCAGTCAAATCAAAATAA
- a CDS encoding HAD family hydrolase yields the protein MQKTAFIWDLDGTLLDSYEAILSGIEETFAQFSIPYEKEQVREFILKFSVQDLLVQAAEERKLDVEMLNQVRAQSLAEKNAQVVLMPGARDVLAWAEASGIQQFVYTHKGDNALTILRDLGLESYFMEILTSQSGFARKPSSEAATYLLDKYQLDSEKTYYIGDRTLDVEFAQNSKIQSINFLESSYEGNHRIQALADISRFFKAER from the coding sequence ATGCAAAAAACAGCTTTTATTTGGGATTTAGACGGGACTTTATTGGACTCTTACGAAGCGATTTTGTCAGGGATTGAGGAAACTTTTGCTCAGTTTTCTATTCCTTATGAAAAGGAGCAGGTGAGAGAGTTTATCCTCAAGTTTTCTGTGCAGGATTTACTTGTGCAGGCGGCAGAAGAGAGAAAGCTGGATGTGGAAATGCTAAATCAGGTGCGTGCCCAGAGTTTGGCTGAGAAGAATGCTCAGGTAGTTTTGATGCCAGGTGCGCGTGATGTGCTAGCTTGGGCAGAGGCATCAGGAATTCAGCAGTTTGTTTACACTCATAAGGGAGACAATGCTCTTACCATTCTCAGAGATTTGGGTTTGGAGTCCTATTTTATGGAGATTTTAACTAGTCAGAGTGGCTTTGCGCGTAAACCTAGTTCAGAAGCAGCTACCTATCTGTTAGACAAGTATCAGTTGGATTCTGAGAAGACCTATTATATAGGGGATCGGACGCTGGATGTGGAATTTGCGCAGAATAGTAAGATTCAAAGCATTAATTTTTTAGAGTCGTCTTATGAAGGCAATCACAGGATTCAAGCGTTAGCAGATATTTCCCGTTTTTTTAAGGCTGAGCGATAA
- the pcp gene encoding pyroglutamyl-peptidase I yields MKVLVTGFEPFGGEKVNPALEAVKGLPAEIHGAEVRWLEVPTVFHKSAQVLEEEMNRYQPDFVLCIGQAGGRTSLTPERVAINQDDARIPDNEGNQPIDLPIRPDGAPAYFSSLPIKAMVQAIKKEGLPASVSNTAGTFVCNHLMYQALYLVEKKFPHVKAGFMHIPYMMEQVVNRPTTPAMSLVDIRRGIEAAIGAMIEYGDQDLKLVGGETH; encoded by the coding sequence ATGAAAGTATTAGTGACAGGTTTTGAGCCCTTTGGAGGGGAAAAGGTCAATCCAGCTTTGGAGGCCGTTAAAGGTTTACCAGCTGAAATCCATGGTGCTGAGGTCCGTTGGTTAGAAGTGCCAACAGTCTTTCACAAATCGGCTCAAGTATTGGAAGAAGAGATGAACCGCTATCAACCTGACTTTGTCCTTTGTATCGGCCAAGCAGGTGGAAGAACCAGCTTGACACCTGAGCGAGTAGCCATTAATCAAGACGATGCACGCATTCCTGATAACGAAGGTAATCAACCGATTGATCTTCCTATTCGTCCAGATGGTGCTCCGGCCTACTTTAGTAGTTTGCCGATTAAAGCGATGGTCCAAGCTATAAAAAAAGAGGGCTTGCCGGCCTCTGTTTCCAATACGGCAGGGACTTTTGTCTGCAATCATTTGATGTATCAGGCTCTCTATTTGGTAGAAAAGAAATTTCCACATGTTAAGGCAGGTTTTATGCACATTCCTTATATGATGGAACAGGTGGTGAATCGACCGACTACTCCAGCTATGAGTTTAGTGGACATTAGGCGAGGGATAGAAGCAGCAATCGGAGCCATGATAGAATATGGAGATCAGGACCTCAAGTTGGTAGGCGGAGAAACTCATTGA
- a CDS encoding DUF1304 domain-containing protein, giving the protein MSIITIILATIVALEHFYIFYLETIATQSDATSRVFNMEKEELSRPSVSSLLKNQGIYNALLGVFLLYGIYFSQNLEIVTIFVLFVIGAAAYGSLTADKKIILKQGGPAILTLISIFLFK; this is encoded by the coding sequence ATGTCAATTATTACAATCATTTTAGCAACGATTGTTGCTTTGGAGCATTTTTACATTTTTTATTTGGAAACTATCGCAACGCAATCAGATGCGACTAGTCGTGTCTTTAACATGGAAAAGGAAGAACTGTCTCGTCCGTCTGTAAGTTCATTGTTAAAAAATCAAGGGATTTATAATGCTCTGCTAGGAGTCTTTCTCTTGTATGGGATTTATTTCTCACAGAATTTAGAAATTGTGACTATTTTTGTTTTATTTGTGATTGGTGCTGCGGCTTATGGCTCTCTCACAGCAGATAAAAAAATTATTTTAAAGCAAGGCGGACCAGCTATTTTGACCTTGATTAGTATTTTTCTCTTTAAATAA
- the tgt gene encoding tRNA guanosine(34) transglycosylase Tgt: MSDSPIKYRLIKKEKHTGARLGEIITPHGTFPTPMFMPVGTQATVKTQSPEELKEMGSGIILSNTYHLWLRPGDELIARAGGLHKFMNWDQPILTDSGGFQVYSLADSRNITEEGVTFKNHLNGSKMFLSPEKAISIQNNLGSDIMMSFDECPQFYQPYDYVKKSIERTSRWAERGLKAHRRPHDQGLFGIVQGAGFEDLRRQSAHDLVSMDFPGYSIGGLAVGETHEEMNAVLDFTTQLLPENKPRYLMGVGAPDSLIDGVIRGVDMFDCVLPTRIARNGTCMTSQGRLVVKNAQFAEDFTPLDPECDCYTCKNYTRAYLRHLLKADETFGIRLTSYHNLYFLLNLMKQVRQAIMDDNLLEFREYFVEKYGYNKSGRNF; the protein is encoded by the coding sequence ATGTCAGATTCACCAATCAAATACCGTTTGATTAAGAAAGAAAAACACACAGGAGCTCGTCTGGGAGAAATCATCACTCCCCACGGTACCTTCCCAACACCTATGTTTATGCCAGTTGGGACACAAGCCACTGTCAAAACTCAGTCGCCTGAAGAATTGAAGGAGATGGGTTCGGGAATTATCCTGTCAAACACCTATCATCTCTGGCTTCGTCCTGGAGATGAACTCATCGCACGCGCAGGTGGTCTCCACAAGTTCATGAATTGGGACCAGCCTATCTTGACAGATAGTGGTGGTTTCCAGGTTTATTCTCTAGCAGATAGCCGTAATATCACAGAAGAAGGGGTAACCTTTAAAAACCATCTCAATGGTTCTAAGATGTTCTTGTCCCCAGAAAAAGCCATCTCTATTCAGAACAATCTGGGTTCAGACATCATGATGTCCTTTGACGAATGTCCTCAGTTTTATCAACCTTACGACTACGTTAAGAAATCAATCGAGCGTACCAGCCGTTGGGCTGAGCGTGGTTTGAAGGCTCATCGTCGTCCGCATGACCAAGGATTATTTGGGATTGTGCAGGGGGCAGGATTTGAAGACCTGCGTCGCCAATCAGCTCATGACCTTGTAAGCATGGACTTTCCAGGTTACTCTATCGGTGGTTTAGCAGTGGGAGAAACCCATGAAGAGATGAATGCTGTCTTGGACTTCACAACTCAACTGCTGCCTGAAAACAAACCTCGCTATTTGATGGGTGTGGGAGCGCCAGATAGCTTGATTGATGGGGTGATTCGTGGGGTGGATATGTTTGACTGTGTCTTGCCGACTCGTATCGCTCGTAACGGAACTTGTATGACCAGTCAAGGTCGTTTGGTTGTCAAAAATGCTCAGTTTGCTGAGGACTTTACGCCACTAGATCCTGAGTGTGATTGCTACACATGTAAGAATTATACACGCGCTTATCTTCGTCACCTGCTCAAGGCTGATGAAACCTTTGGTATCCGCTTGACTAGCTACCACAATCTTTACTTCTTGCTTAACCTGATGAAGCAAGTGCGACAAGCCATCATGGATGACAATCTCTTGGAATTCCGTGAGTATTTTGTTGAAAAATATGGCTATAATAAGTCAGGCCGTAATTTTTAA
- a CDS encoding DUF975 family protein — MKYPKIDLKTVRLQARQFQAENPRLFLVYLLPSMLVILSGFLNPLERINEAILEQPFLSVFGHVFQAYLFPLLVSFIGTILLTSSVYTTLKLIKNPDTGLSVKNSLTLFNEEHFSQTFLTLLLKRFYLFLWSIPSLLGIYFLFYSSFLAKKFVVLHPEFPNLDLTSIETERFLMTFGLYFLASILLMIVGNSLYIPQYYAYSQVEFLLCDTLDLGQAKPGQILKTSRFLMKGYKFQRFVLDLQLLPWYFLNWITFGIASFSLLPYIQINKMIFYRAVLARKRPKA, encoded by the coding sequence ATGAAATACCCAAAAATTGATTTAAAAACCGTTCGTCTGCAAGCCAGACAATTTCAGGCTGAAAATCCCCGCCTCTTTCTCGTCTATCTCTTACCTAGCATGCTGGTCATCTTGTCTGGCTTCCTCAATCCCTTAGAGCGTATCAACGAAGCAATTTTAGAACAACCCTTTTTAAGCGTGTTTGGCCATGTATTCCAAGCCTACCTCTTTCCATTATTAGTTTCCTTTATCGGAACAATACTTCTAACCAGTTCAGTCTATACAACACTGAAACTCATCAAGAATCCTGATACAGGACTATCCGTCAAAAATAGTCTCACACTCTTTAACGAAGAGCACTTTTCACAAACCTTTTTGACTCTCCTTCTCAAACGTTTCTATCTCTTCTTATGGAGTATTCCTAGTTTGCTTGGAATTTACTTTCTTTTTTACAGTAGCTTTCTAGCAAAGAAATTCGTTGTCCTTCATCCTGAATTTCCCAATCTGGATCTCACGTCAATTGAAACCGAGCGTTTCCTCATGACCTTTGGTCTTTACTTTCTAGCAAGTATCCTCTTGATGATTGTCGGAAATAGTCTCTATATTCCACAATACTATGCCTATTCACAGGTAGAATTTCTCCTCTGTGACACCCTAGACTTGGGACAAGCCAAACCAGGGCAAATCCTAAAAACCAGCCGTTTCCTGATGAAAGGCTACAAATTTCAGCGCTTTGTCCTAGACTTACAACTCCTTCCTTGGTACTTCCTCAATTGGATTACCTTTGGAATTGCTAGTTTCTCACTCCTACCCTACATTCAAATCAATAAAATGATTTTTTACCGAGCAGTACTGGCTCGAAAACGTCCAAAAGCTTGA
- the nagA gene encoding N-acetylglucosamine-6-phosphate deacetylase, translating to MPNYIKADQFFYPHGVRRGGYLELVDGKFGKHVEQIPEGADVIDYTGYSIAPGLVDTHIHGFGGVDVMDNNIEGTLHTMSKGLLSMGVTSFLPTTLTSSYEQLLAVTENIGARYKEASGAKIRGIYFEGPYFTEKYKGAQNPAYMKDPRMDEFRAWQKAANGLLNKIALAPEREGVEDFVRTVTGEGVTVALGHSNATFDEAKKAVDAGASVWVHAYNGMRGLTHRELGMVGAMYQLPHTYAELICDGHHVDPKACEILIKQKGTENIALITDCMTAGGLEDGDYMLGEFPVVVANGTARLKSTGNLAGSILKLKDGLKNVVEWGIANPHEAVMMASFNPAKSVHIDDVCGQIREGYDADFIVLDKDLELVATYLDGVKRYQA from the coding sequence ATGCCTAACTATATTAAAGCGGATCAGTTTTTCTACCCACACGGAGTTCGTCGTGGAGGTTACCTGGAACTTGTGGACGGCAAGTTTGGAAAACATGTAGAACAAATTCCTGAAGGCGCTGACGTCATTGACTATACAGGTTATAGCATTGCTCCAGGACTTGTAGATACCCACATTCACGGATTTGGTGGAGTGGATGTTATGGATAATAACATTGAAGGCACTCTTCATACTATGAGTAAAGGACTTCTTAGCATGGGGGTAACAAGCTTCTTACCAACTACTTTGACATCTTCTTATGAGCAACTGCTTGCAGTAACAGAGAATATCGGAGCTCGCTACAAGGAAGCAAGTGGAGCTAAGATTCGTGGAATTTACTTTGAAGGCCCATATTTCACAGAGAAATACAAGGGCGCTCAAAATCCTGCTTATATGAAAGATCCTCGTATGGATGAGTTCCGTGCTTGGCAAAAAGCAGCAAATGGCCTGCTAAATAAAATTGCCCTTGCGCCAGAACGTGAAGGTGTAGAAGACTTTGTTCGCACGGTTACGGGCGAAGGTGTGACGGTTGCTCTTGGGCACTCAAACGCGACTTTTGATGAAGCTAAAAAAGCAGTCGATGCTGGAGCGAGTGTTTGGGTACACGCCTACAATGGAATGCGTGGCTTAACTCACCGCGAACTCGGTATGGTTGGGGCCATGTACCAATTGCCACATACCTATGCAGAGTTGATCTGTGATGGCCATCACGTGGATCCAAAAGCCTGCGAAATTCTTATCAAACAAAAAGGAACTGAAAATATTGCCCTTATCACAGACTGTATGACAGCGGGTGGATTGGAAGACGGCGACTACATGTTGGGAGAATTCCCAGTTGTCGTTGCAAATGGAACTGCTCGTCTCAAATCTACAGGTAACTTGGCGGGTTCTATTCTCAAACTCAAAGACGGTTTGAAGAATGTTGTCGAATGGGGAATTGCGAATCCGCATGAAGCAGTTATGATGGCAAGCTTCAACCCAGCTAAATCCGTTCATATTGACGATGTCTGTGGTCAAATCCGTGAAGGCTATGACGCGGACTTTATCGTACTAGATAAAGATTTGGAATTGGTAGCAACCTACCTAGATGGCGTGAAACGTTATCAAGCATAA